One Apostichopus japonicus isolate 1M-3 chromosome 14, ASM3797524v1, whole genome shotgun sequence genomic window carries:
- the LOC139979754 gene encoding uncharacterized protein — MGQSIPGYREEKIAPKLGCFYRQNVSMLNTRGTWFQQVLVLFLVISMTGYTAVQCAPVSSRTSHQSLNRDQRETESTTESFNPFYFKTLFTSATDLYDYVTATEIVTELVEESLDYDTVTTRRTSSHEMEGTPLDTNLRLGGTISGETEKAIERQLLLRSGCKISSNQNNTSLRKRRSFDCVGARVRLVTLSGRFLWINGRNVRAGKMAKEASFVTMTNAGGPTLVRIQDAVTKQYISMDDAGFLSMVTLTKRELNRNYGPTVWIENASSTTFNYHQVIDGNNWYMHLSAEGVQGVGSYTRDAQFLKVDCD, encoded by the exons ATGGGTCAGTCGATACCCGGATACCGTGAAGAGAAGATCGCTCCCAAGCTGGGCTGTTTCTATAGGCAAAACGTGTCCATGTTAAACACACGTGGTACCTGGTTCCAACAGGTTTTAGTTTTATTCCTGGTTATCAGTATGACGGGGTACACTGCCGTACAATGTGCTCCTGTTTCATCAAGAACTTCTCATCAAAGTCTCAACCGGGATCAAAGAGAAACAGAGTCAACCACTGAATCTTTCAACCCATTCTATTTCAAAACCTTGTTCACTTCGGCGACCGATCTTTACGATTACGTCACAGCCACAGAAATTGTTACAGAACTTGTAGAGGAGAGCCTAGATTATGATACCGTTACTACGAGGAGGACTAGCTCTCACGAAATGGAAGGCACGCCGTTGGATACAAATCTGCGACTTGGTGGAACGATTAGTGGTGAAACCGAAAAGGCAATAGAAAGGCAATTGTTGTTGAGATCAGGTTGCAAAATTTCTTCAAATCAGAATAATACTTCTTTAAGAAAGAGACGGAGTTTTGACTGTGTCGGTGCAAGAGTCAGATTGGTAACACTGAGTGGTAGATTTCTATGGATTAATGGCAGAAACGTTAGAGCAGGAAAAATGGCCAAAGAAGCAT CTTTTGTTACTATGACCAACGCAGGTGGACCAACTTTAGTAAGAATACAAGATGCAGTAACCAAGCAATATATTAGTATGGATGACGCGGGATTTCTCTCCATGGTTACTTTAACTAAACGG GAGCTAAACAGAAACTACGGACCAACTGTTTGGATAGAAAACGCTTCTTCAACGACATTCAATTACCACCAAGTAATAGATGGTAACAATTGGTATATGCACTTAAGTGCAGAAGGGGTACAGGGAGTAGGCAGCTACACAAGGGATGCTCAGTTCTTGAAAGTAGACTGTGATTGA